A region of the Bradysia coprophila strain Holo2 unplaced genomic scaffold, BU_Bcop_v1 contig_232, whole genome shotgun sequence genome:
AAGAAGCATTTACACCGGCACgattcagtaaaaaaaactccaCCTGAAcagttgcattttatttttattgcctTACcgtgaaaaaatgaaaattgtgaatttcGATCGAATTCTCACTGCAAATGTTACAATTAACATAAACAACCAAGAGTAAATTTCCTTCAATGTActcttcaacaatttttttgctgGATTAATCAAATTTGATTGGCACTCTCTACCGAACGTACGCTTGTTCGCATCATTAACCATTtgcattaaatttcaaaactatGTTCAGTATTGTTCTACGTGTAACAATGTTTTACTGGAAGttgaaaagaatttccaatcaaaacaCCGAACTCGGTGTAACCTAACGTAAGTTAGGTAATATCATGAACTGCacataaaattctttgaaaactAACTTTGtcagaaaaaaattactttgcaatCAATAAGAATCAATCACTCCAGTAAAAATTGGATGTTTTAGAAAAAGCATATTTCATGCACCGCAAAACAGCACATACAATGAACCTGCTGTGAGACAAAAAGGAAGTTGTTCGAAAAATAAGAGATTTTCCAACAAACCCCTAAATGAGATTTTCAAACTAAAAAGATGCTTCTTGCGATACAGTATTTACCACACAGATACGACGACGACTGGATGGCGGTTATATTGCATTTTGCAAACATTTATGCTGAGAGGTAAATGGTATACAATAGAAAAAGCTTGCAGGATTTCCGACGATAAAGAACTCGTTGGTTATattcgtctttttttttgcggCACCGAAACGTAGTAAAGCCCTCaagaaaggaaaaatgtaGTTGATCCGAGGAGATTGTGTGTGGTGTGctttattttttaaacttgCCGATATACGTATACATAAGAAAGACAAATGTTTTCCAGTTTCAAAGTCGTATCGGAAAATTGAACAGAGTAAATCCCTGAAATTTAATACACGTATTGAAGGCAACGATATGAATTCAAATCAATTGATATATTAGCCGCATAATCCGTTCAGCTTATTGGACAAAATGATAGCGTTCGTTTGATCACCAAAATTGTTCTCATCTAATTGAATCAAGTCGACATACCTACCGAGTAgttcaaatcaatttattcaGTCACTTATTAATACTATTGACAATTTAAGAGAAATGCAAAATTACAAGCGAAGTTAAACAATACAACATTATTACTACTCTCAGgttcaataaacaatttccaaCGTTGTACTGCACCTCCATAAAAGCACTCACTTACTCCAAACGTACCTAAATGTTTTCGGTGTATTAATAAACGATTCGAGCATTTAATACGTTTCAAAAAAAGCTCCGCTCAAAGCGTAGTGTAAACGTTAAAAGTAAAACGTTTATGAAAGCTCGTTCATTGAAAGCTACTTCGTCATTGTTCCAGTAGATGACGCACTCGGAAAACGTTTGTTGgatggaaaattgaatgaatattttgtgtgtaagtTCATTTGAATGCTCCAACAATGGATTTTATTTCAGAATCTGTGGTTATAATTGgaatgttttatatttttacatttattggTAAAAGGTAAGCGACCTGTGTCTAATACAATTATTGAATCTGCTAGGAAGAAACTGTCAATAGATGATCACCtacttttgtcgtcgttgtcatCAAAAGGCAAACAGTCGCTTCTGAAAAGCCGACCGATGATGAATCCTGCCTTTTCGTtcctatatttttgaattttatttctattttcaaaatgtcatATTCTATCACTAACTATTGTTTGCGTAACACCATTTTCAGCTTTAGTAGCCAACAACTTGTTCCAATAAAGGGGCTTGATATTAACATTTAACACGAAACAAAATCCATGTTGACATATTAATTCACTTTACAACTTGTAGTAGGTATTATGTATAGCGAAAAACAGCTATTTAGACCACGTTAGCTTTCAATCGATAAAAAACGACGATTATGTTTATGTCTGATATCAAAAAGACCGTGGTCATAGTTTGGCGTCAGTTTTAAAGCGTATGTACGTACATTAGCAACATCTATGCAAAAGGTAACATTGTGTATCGTAGAGATTATGTTGGAATAATGTCGAATGTGTGTAAATATAAAACTgcttaaataaatattttagatAACGGAAAACTGATACAGCCTTGGTACACATTCAACCATGGGCATTGTAGTAATGCACAAGTAGATCGTGATGTAAAGTCTCTATATTTTTTATGGATGAGGGTCGTCAATTTTTGACGTTTTCAATTCATccgtttttgattttattcaaaatagaTGTGGGAAGTTGCAACATTCGTATATTTCAAGAGTCAATTTTTAAGCAATCCTCCAGTTGATTAATTTTGCTCGTCTTTAGACttcaaattgatattttctaTGTAGAAATTGCTTATAATTTTCTAGTTCTACCTCGACTTGtactttcaaaataaattgtaatctTCTCTTCCATTAACGTCGAGACACCCCACACCCCTCCTTATACACCAAACTGTTTATCCTAATTTActgtaattacatttttattattgtacgtttaaataatttcattaatgATCAACGAATGGCTTTTCATATCACATACATACACCGAGTAGCGTAATTAGAGTTGATTGACAAACAGTGAAATGTTTGAATGTTTGTTTGATCAACATTACGCTTCGATACGTTCGATTTATGATTGACAAATATGCTTATTTAATGGTCGAGAATATCTCATCGTACCGTTTGGTTTTCATCAATCATTTTCTACTTCTAATTCGACAattcgaaataatattttgtttccatATTTAACAACATTCGATGTATGTTTCGTTTCTATTAAAAACTGGTTTCGTGCTTTGTTTTGTCGGTAGTCTAACTCCACCGTTTGTTTATTATGatggtaaattgaaaattaaatgcgTACATCAAGGCTTGCCGATTTTCATGATATTGCTATTTTAAGAGGAccactgtcaagttacgattttttaaattcctgagAATCGACGTCCAGGAGGTCATTCGAATTAATTCTATACAAAAATTGTCGATTCgacaaattggtttttaaaaatttggaggctgaGTGTTTGTGCTAGGGGCAgtgtaaaaaaatcatctttggagggattcttctgaaaaacagaagaccgaaatcggatattggaatttttttatgtgcccagtaaggtattcgaccccagaacccaaaaccactcaGATGCCAATatactaaaaatgaaattgattcttGTACTATGAGTGAATTtaattcgttttaattttattgagttaTTATCATAGCCTATTTTTGGACCTAATTATTTAAAACCGCgaaaaaacaatgaatttagcagcaatatttatttaagatATACGGTGTTTAAGCAAGTGTTTCTGTATTGAAGTTGTAACTTGTTTCAGGTGAAAATAGCACAATTTTGCTCGCAGTTAATTTGTTGATAACATTTTTagctatattttttttagcttaTTAGGTATGTTCGGTTATcttaaagtaaaatgaaatttcaagtttATCCTAAAAATTTGGTGACTCCCTTCAAGATGTTAATTTTTCCCTTACTAGCAGATACGGTGACTCTACCACCTTTCACTAAGTTTCTGACTATTTCGCCAACAGTTATCTCCACACCATCGAATAATCCAAGGATGTCTATTGCCAACTTATTTAAGCTCATTGTTATGTTGACGAAAACCGTTAGCAGATTTTGAACGGTTTTTGTTATTGGAAAAACGATTGCAGATACAGCTTTGGTTAATTCTACGAGTGCATAGTCGAATACTAACGCGGATGACTTGACGTACTTCGATATGGGATAATCGTGTTCGTAAAGCACATCCATAACGCAGCTATTGATTCCTGGAACCGCAATCGCCATGTATAAACATATCAAATCCAAAACTAAGACTGCGTCATACACTTCCTGGGTAGCTTCCGCTTCGCATTCGTTCAGCAAGGTTTCCCCAATTAACGCCACAGTATTCATAAGTTTCtgacattttttcaaaacagGCTTGTAATCCACTTGTTTTTCGCACTTAAACAGTCGACAATTTTCGAGAAACTCTTTCATAAAATTGGTAAACACGGAACCGAGACTGCCCAGGACCTTTGTAAAAGAAGATGTCAGCTCACCAATATGATTCGACAATTTCGTAGCGACCTCATTGAAATCTTTGATTATTGCTGGCAAAACTTTTTGGAACTCAAAAATGATATTCATCCCGGATCGATTAAGCTTTTTACATTTACTCAACGTGTTTAACATTGTTGTAGAACTGGTTGTCACTATGGTTGAGTtggaattagtgaaaaaaatcaatttcgttaGGAATTCTTCTAATGAGTTCACCACGCTGTCGGCCAGACAGTACGCTTTTCCACGGAATTCCCAAGTAGCTGTTCTACATCCGTTATAGTAATTTTGAATATCTTGTTTCCACGAAACATCTTCACACAAACAAATCTGGCCTTTCTTTCGGTAACTTTGCCAAATTTTTTCCACACTGAAGCTAACTTGCTTATCGTTTGGTTTGTCTTTACAAGCGGTTGTGGTCtacataataatttattaaaaacatttctttaaaGTCAAACAATTCACTCATACCTTACATAACAGTACAAACACCCACAATAATTTTAAGATCCTCATTTTTTTAGTCGTTCCGAATCAACAATTGACTATACTGTGCAACTGTGCTgggataacaaaaaaaaatcgattttatattcgaaaatttaattgaagggTAGCGTACTACTGGAACCGATGTTCCGAAAGTATAAACTCTCAAGATAATTAGTAACGAGTCTACTACTTCGTTTTATAGGTGCACACATTTTTAACAGATTAGTAAGTTCACTTAACTTTAACCAAGTTTCTGAGGTCAAATTTCGACTATTTTTCGGTCATGAAAATCGTGAAATCGTGCATGGCTCTAACTATCATCATTCATACCCAATATGCAAAAGAAGCATAAGCAAAATGTAATGTCATCACTATGGTCAATCCCGTAATTGATTTAGTAGTTTTTACTTCAAGTCCTAATTAAAAATGCAGTAGATTCCGAGGAAGATTCTACAAATCACAGTTATTACATTGTGtgatttaaacttttttctttcaattttattatattcaTCAATTTTGCCTAGTATGTTTTACATATTACACACATATCAATTTGTAAGGATTCTTCAAATCgcatagacaaaaaaaaaatcttgatgaCCAAATGGCAGTAAGTTACCCCTAAATATAACAGGAATCATGCCTGAGTCATCTGCTGCCCTCATTTAAGACAATACAAAATACTTCTTCAATAATAAGTCTACAGTATAGTAGGtctgtttcaattaaaataaaattttgacccAGATTATTATTTACACGGGTTTAGTAACGCCACTTTTATCGTCTCTATGCTCTTGTGCGATTATTAATTTCGCTTTCGGTTAAAGAAAGAGATTATCCGCACAGATAGTCCCAAGTTAAAGGAGTTTAAATTCAAAGCTATGGCTGAAGTTTTGTCACTCACTGCCTAAAGtgtaccgtccacaacagatgcatAATATACCTTCATTCGATGGAAAACATGGATCTAGTGCTGCACTCATTTTGAGTGTGATAATTTTTTCTACCCTCATTTTCATTGTCGCACTCACCGACATTCCACACAGGTGCCGCGCCGTGTGTATCGAATAGCGAATTGACTTACATATATAATTATTTCACAGATCGATGAGAGCATAGAGCAATTGCAActttgtttataattttttggaattatcaaAGAACGGGTCtcggaaaaacttttttttcggcgACTACCGTAGAAAGTGTTATTTCTCCAATTTCCTTAGTAATTCCTTCAATGTATGTAGAAATAGcagagcctattttaaggaatataatttccaaaaatttccaaaatttcacaaatttcacaaaaattcttaaaatttccaaattttgttttctgttagatcttattccgaagtaatcagttaagctcaaagacatgaaaaacaactaaaaacaacatttacgatgcaatcGGTTGtgtttttacatgaaatgacgaaaagtgatggaaaaatttgagaatttttggaaatttaatttccttaaaataggccctgagaGATAGATAGATATTTTGGAAGCTGTTCCACATACGACGTAGGGTAGGCGTACCAGTCCTCGGACACGACCCAATGCTCGGACACTTTGACAttgaaagtaaaataatttacttcTAGCTCGAAAATATTGTGGATGACTATCCTTCAGTTGTAATTTGTAGTTTTCACTATCGATTAATCGTAAAATTGGATTCACTAGGAACACTGTGTAATTTTAATCATTGAAACAGTGGCACCACATActgaaaagtttaattttctacttgaaaaatagtttgtgaggtgatcaaaacaCTTCTTTTTTCTAGTTGAAAATTACTTATATTGTACAGTGGCTTTGTTTTTGAGATTAATTAatgttcaattaaatattattttcactcAAACACGATTATAAACAATTATTTCTACTGTTTTTTGGGTGTCCGGTTGCTACAAACATGATATTTGGTCTTGATTCAGTAGTCGGACTATATGGAAAACATATGAAGTGTCAAATTCAACATATGCCATGTTAAATACACCGAAAATGGTACCAAAATAGTGTGACTCAAAAATGCtttgtaaattgtaatttaaacggttttatcgattcaatttagtgttttcacttcatttttagTGTATTTGAATGATTAACAATtgacttttcttattttattgaaaaaaatccgtgaaattatttaattcaattagcGTCCGAGCATTGAAGAAGAGGTGTCCGAGCATCggaaaaaagtgtccgactaTTGGATTTTCATGTTCGGCCGAATGAAagtgttaattaaaaataattcggaaataaatgatttaattaGTGTACATAAAACGAatcttaattaaatttgtgacTGTTGGAAAATACAATCCTTCCAAAATAATAGCTTGAGCCTTTATAGCACTTAATTGAAgtcgaaaaaaagttgatcgTCCGAGGATGGGTACATCCACCCTAATATACTTGAACGTCTCCTTTCCAATAATCATCTTAACACGAACACATAGAGCACTTGTCtaagtaacaaaaaaaatcgtcaaatccTCTCCACACTGAAGTTAATACTTTTCTCACTTAAAACAATCAATTTAAACACAGAACATTCTGCAATATTTACCTTGCAAATCAAACTGAACACCAGCAATTGTAAGAGTAAGAGTAGTATTTATAACTTTTTGAAACAGCTGTCTTCGAACGACAATAAGATAACTCTTTGTTATTgagaatcgaaattttctacTGAAAACTATCTTCAAAATAAGGCTGAGTATCACAGTATTTAAACAAGTGAAACTTAGCGTGCGTCACTGTGTATTTCATCGTGCGGAATTAGTATTTCATAATTTACAACTTGCTTAAAATGAACTTAAGTATTATAGAAACATCCGCcttattattgttgtttttCAGTTAATCTCTTGCATTATCTATCTTAGAAATGGTTGAACAGTTCTTCGTTAGGGTTCATTAGACCTTAATCGCATCGTCATTCAATTCTAGGACCCACGAGCCTACTACCACTTATGTATATACATagatcgcccaaaaccacttacagtggaggtgtgacgcaagtcctgttatccacttacaaaagaactcatataggtgtaggtgacgcttacagattcgacacgcaaaaagatatgcgtcacaaatggcagctgatgagaaAAGAACGCAAAAgtttgatcaacaaaaattttacccgaaaaattttataaagaaaatttaaacaaaaaaaattgcgtcaataAGTGGcagtgtttcatggtttccctaaaaagtcgcttatcttggcgatatcagctcttttgtaagttctgattttttagaatttggtcgcagataatagacaatcagttgtgcagtttgaacgaaaatattcttcttacaaaactatataactttctctttcatctcaaccttccagctttcatttgacgaaaatcgaaaattttactaaattaaaaaatttgacgagaatcgaaaatttgacaaaaatcaaaaatttgactaaaatcaaaaatttgacaaaattcgataatttgacgaaatttaaaaatttaatgaaattgaaaatttgacaaaaatcaataagttgatgaaaatcgaaaatttgacgaaaatagaaaatttgtcgaaattcaaaaatttaacgcaCTGTTTCATGGTTCGCTTTTCttggagctatgagcgtttcaTTGAAACACGCATCAACTataatctaaaactctataactttgtcttttatacgcagtttctatctgccatattttacgagttatggctgacatagctcgcacttaaaacgctcatagctcttAAATAAGCGACTtcttaggaaaaccatgaaacacgtgtcgactagaatgtaaaactctataactttgtcttttaaacgaactttctatccgccatattttccgagttatacCTCCCAAATGGTAGATTTTTGGTGAAAACAGTGAAACACGTGTTGACCGAAAtttgaaactctataaatttgtctttcaaacgaactttctatctgcaatattttctgagttatgggtCCTATAGTTCAAtagcttaaaacgctcatagctccgaaattataagcttttatgaaaattccttcaaagtagtttcttagaattacgtccttgacataccctgaaaatttcagtcaaatccaccggtaaattcaaaagtttcgttgcaAAAATGTGACAAAGGGACAAATGtacaaagtgacaaagtttggtaaaattcatctatttcatacattttggaaatcaatttcttcattcaaattttcaagttttgaaatttaatatctcggccaaatcttaaccttatgaggcgtgtgatagctcgttgaactcgtatggacgcctaGATTACGAATAGGAGCggagggggaaaagtcaaaaaagttgtgtcctcagttctacaaaaaaaaatttttttcaaatttttcagtgtgaacggacttgcgtcacggcccttcactaacgtagggccatgtaGGCCACAAGTTGTAGCTGACATAATCTTGTCTACTATACCAACTACTAAATTCATctgttttgcctccgtttagcTCTTCGTCTACTTGAGAGATGTAATCAAACAATAGAATAGTGGAGTGGTCAAGTAAACGGATGAGCATTTTTGGTAAACGGATGAATTTTTCTGGAGTGTGAATCCAGGCTTATACATGTCATATAAacttttcctaaaaaaaactttctgttGCAGAAGGCTCGTCGGTACATACGAGATGTTATATTTGAGTCTCACACGTCAATCGTTCTCTTCCTACACATATCGGTattgtaggtcttttcaatgAGGATAGGTACTtctctttaaattaaattaactttcgtcttcaattgaattttaaatggaatCATATGAGTTATTTCATTGATCCATAGGCCTGCGGCCTATAGTGACTATCTACACGTTTAGTTcctaataaataaatattacacATTCCACAAACTAAATGTCTGGCACGTATTGACGTCATCTATGTGCGCACATAGCTCGCGTTAAagtgtaaaaaatattgatcaaATTTTAATGATACAAATGAAAAAACGCGTCAGACCTACAATCTGCGACAGATCGAGAAACGTAGGAATCACGGCATTATATAGAGAGACTCTAAGAGACTCTTCCACACGTCACATTTACCACTACATCTGATTGTCGAATCGTATCGAGACGGTTAAAAGAAAATCCGATTAAAGTAAAAGATATTATCTGATGAAACTAAGTCGTAATGAGTAAAATGTGTCTGAAGTAGCTGCAAAATTAGATACataattcttcttcttcttcttcctcgcTTAATTTTTGCCTACGactaatgtatgaaaaaatattcCTGATATTCAGTTGTTTCAACTTTCAGGGTCAGCATTTAATAATTTACGTGATACGGCAATGTAAATGGCGCTTTGCTCATATGAAAtatgcatttacattgcctattCACGTGAAGGACAATACGAGTGGGAATACCGCCCGAAAATATTGCATTTCCTACCGGAATTGACGATACATTGGGACTGAGTTCGCGAAACAATAATTCTGCTTATCAAATGTAGAAAATTGTCGGCGTTTGATAGTTTCATTTACTCAAGTGAAAATGCCATAATTTCAAGCCATGGGATTCTGCCGGAAAATGAATTAACTCGGTTGAATGTGTCACTCGCCCAAGGACTCTTTAACGCAATCAACCTCGGATCAATTGACCGTAATTTCTTCTATATTACTATTAGTAATAGATAAAGTTTGGGATGTgaacaacttaaaaaaagtgaagaaaaaatcttttttcaatgACTTTATTACAAAGTGATCTACTgatacatttttcttattgtGTGAGAAAGCGCTTATTTATCCAACTTATTTGACATACGATAACTTTATAATTATTCATTTCATAATATCAACATGAATTTGGAATGACTTCCATAAATCGGATTGCgcatcgtttttaatttttaaattattcctTTCAAGATACTTGTTTGTCCTTTGCCACCGCTCACTAAATTCTTAACTATATCTCCAACGGATAGTAACACGTCGTTAGACAGTCCAAGAACACCTTTTACAACCGCATTCAAGGTCGCGGCTATGTCGACGAATACCTTTAGAAGACCTTTGATGCTATCAATGGATGATGTGACGACTCCAGAAACAGCTTGAACAACTTGCACGATTGCATATTCAAATGATAACGAGCAAAACTTAACGCTTTCTGATACGTAACATTTACGATCGTGGAGCACATCTAAGACACAACTATTGATTCCTGTGACAGAAAGACCCATATATAAATAGatcaaatgaaaaactaaaattgaatcaTACACGTCCTGGGAAACTTCACGATCACATTTGTTCAATAGTGTGTCATCAATGAGAGCAATAATGTTCGTAagtttttggtattttttcaGAACGCACTTGaaatcaactctttttttgcaATTGAACAATCGGCAACTTTGTAGAAATTCTCTCATAAATTTGGAAAGTTCAGCACCGAAATCGCTAACAGCATTTGTGAATGAACATGTCAGTTCACCAATATGCTCCGACAATTTTTTAGCAACATCATTGAATTCTCTAACTTCTGTTGGAAAAACTTTCTCGAACTCGATCGCAATGTTCAAACTAGTACCGTTAAGTCGACTGTTTCTGCTAATCGATTCTAACATATTAGTAGAACTTGATTGTAATATTGTCGAGTTGGAATCGgtgaattcaattaatttcgttaTAACTTGCGCAATTGAATCTAATGTGCTGTCAGCTACTTCGAAAGCTTTTCCGCGAAATGACTTAGACGCTGCTCTACATCCGTCGTAGAAATCTTGAACGCCTTTCCTCCAAGGGTCTTCTTCACATGAACACGCACAATGACGATAACTTAACCAAACTTTTTCCACACTGAAGCTAACAGTACCATCAAATTCTTTCTTTACCTCGTCGCCTAAAGtctacaaaattttccatataaaaacaaataatttaaaaaaggaaataattcctaATACCTGGCATAACAAACCGAACACTAGAAACAACTTTAAAAGCTTCATTATTATTACACTTTCGAGCCGGTACTGTGTTTAACTGATTGAACGAACAAGAAATAATCTTTTGCTATTGAAAAATATGGAAGTTTTATATCCAAAATAAAGTTGAATAAACATCACAATCTAGCACGTGATAATCTACGCAATATAGTTATTTGCTCCAAAGTCGGGCTCCAACGGATCTTATGTAGTAAAATACCGAATCGAAAAATATAATctacatttcattttattattcgtTCGCATGGTTAGGGATCACCctattttccatttccaacttttgcaGATGTAAAACACATTTCTGCAACTGCgctgcgaaaactgaactttctcatgcgtgatttgggtctttttttctctgttttatttttcatgttttaagcacttctttcgacaccctcagcatgtaaaatccattacataactcgggataaaaatgaaaagtctcgttttcgtgtgtttattgacctcggcttcgcatcggatcaacaaaactctacttttcatctttttatccctagtcatgtaaaatactattcatatatgcttttcgtcactagtggtaaaatggatttacttttcaccactcctTTTAAACATCTGAACCATTaaccgtaaataaaaattctgtcctgaccaaatttcgaaccaccgacaccaaaacctaatgcttatcgagcaacaACTCTAACCATTCGGTTATTGAGATATACAATCgcagtgaaccaatttttgaagcgtacataaatGCAGTCTACTTGATCGTTTATACAATATTTCGTTGATACAATATTAAGTATGTTAAAGgtatgttttgcatttcaaaagttcatttttcgtagcttgttgcagaaaacgttgtatgcaacacgttgcgaaagtggtagtttttatCACACGATCTGGTGTtcaaaactaccacttttcggaacaagttgcataaataactatttgtgTAGTCAAAAAAGAACATGTGATTATAATAGAAATCAATCATAAAAATCTAGTTGATTTGCGagggaaaataaaaaagttcaataacatttttgttgtgcCTTTTAACAGACAATATTCACCATATTTCGATGTAGAATTTTCTAAGCATGAACATTGTAGAACATTTTGTTagactaaaataattttttcaaacccaaaaatgtaaaaaatagttttaaaaaaatcgttgtatcaaattaaatattgaatttggAGACGTTTTTATCGAAAGTTCCTGAAtgtaggaaatttaattttctattgttttggTTAACAAAATCACGAAATATTTGATTCAATCTGAccaaaaaaggtaaaaaacgGGATTACTGCACCACAAACTTCCGCCCCTCTTTTCTCGAAAACGACCAGGAATCCAACCTGGCACCCGAATTTTACATAATCAGGACATCAGACTATCAGAAACGGTTGAGGCATTCTGCGCACCCATGAACACAATTTGTTCTGTGGCCTCTAGACTCTAGACTATAAATGCGACGTTATTAACAAATGTGACAGCCAAACGTACCTCGATTTCGTACGACATTATGCCTAATGGCATGGATTCGTTGTTGATGTGATGAGTGCATTTAGCATTCTATGTTAACCAAT
Encoded here:
- the LOC119077082 gene encoding uncharacterized protein LOC119077082, which gives rise to MRILKLLWVFVLLCKTTTACKDKPNDKQVSFSVEKIWQSYRKKGQICLCEDVSWKQDIQNYYNGCRTATWEFRGKAYCLADSVVNSLEEFLTKLIFFTNSNSTIVTTSSTTMLNTLSKCKKLNRSGMNIIFEFQKVLPAIIKDFNEVATKLSNHIGELTSSFTKVLGSLGSVFTNFMKEFLENCRLFKCEKQVDYKPVLKKCQKLMNTVALIGETLLNECEAEATQEVYDAVLVLDLICLYMAIAVPGINSCVMDVLYEHDYPISKYVKSSALVFDYALVELTKAVSAIVFPITKTVQNLLTVFVNITMSLNKLAIDILGLFDGVEITVGEIVRNLVKGGRVTVSASKGKINILKGVTKFLG
- the LOC119077083 gene encoding uncharacterized protein LOC119077083 → MKLLKLFLVFGLLCQTLGDEVKKEFDGTVSFSVEKVWLSYRHCACSCEEDPWRKGVQDFYDGCRAASKSFRGKAFEVADSTLDSIAQVITKLIEFTDSNSTILQSSSTNMLESISRNSRLNGTSLNIAIEFEKVFPTEVREFNDVAKKLSEHIGELTCSFTNAVSDFGAELSKFMREFLQSCRLFNCKKRVDFKCVLKKYQKLTNIIALIDDTLLNKCDREVSQDVYDSILVFHLIYLYMGLSVTGINSCVLDVLHDRKCYVSESVKFCSLSFEYAIVQVVQAVSGVVTSSIDSIKGLLKVFVDIAATLNAVVKGVLGLSNDVLLSVGDIVKNLVSGGKGQTSILKGII